One stretch of Astatotilapia calliptera chromosome 3, fAstCal1.2, whole genome shotgun sequence DNA includes these proteins:
- the LOC113015369 gene encoding low affinity immunoglobulin gamma Fc region receptor II-like, protein MGSDVKDVKVAIIEPECSEYQHLIQQLCFSENYFHIVVLQRSYRKYLLLGLRQDIMEVRALCIRLLMTLLILLCAHAQKVDAVFLHIVPNKSQFFEYESVSFYCEEPSHGDVLYKMKEEVEQCSKTSKKTTVTTTGSKCTIHPLYASDSGEYWCGTAGGKRSNIINITVTAGSVILESPAVPVMEGEAVTLRCRNKTSLSNIAADFYKNGVHNRSSSSGSLTIQGVLKSDEGLYKCKIAGAGESPESWLSVSAPCFTATTPWIVVTILLSTLIAVVGLYHFRKDCYRALVYWSTMACGSGSTGDQTGQNANSKKCLYYYGALLSAITPR, encoded by the exons CAACAGCTCTGCTTCTCTGAAAACTATTTTCACATAGTTGTTTTACAAAGGTCATACAGGAAGTATCTTTTGCTTGGTCTCCGGCAAGACATCATGGAGGTCAGAGCTCTGTGCATCAGACTGT TGATGACTCTGCTGATTCTGCTGTGTGCACATGCTCAGAAAGTTG aTGCAGTTTTTCTTCATATTGTTCCAAACAAATCCCAGTTTTTTGAATATGAGTCAGTTAGTTTTTACTGTGAGGAGCCTTCTCATGGAGATGTGCTATATAAGATGAAGGAGGAAGTAGAGCAATGCAGCAAAACCAGTAAGAAAACAACAGTAACGACAACAGGATCAAAGTGCACCATTCATCCTCTTTATGCAAGTGACAGTGGAGAATACTGGTGTGGGACAGCAGGAGGGAAGAGAAGCAACATTATCAACATCACTGTCACTG CTGGTTCTGTGATCCTGGAGAGTCCTGCTgttcctgtgatggagggagaagcTGTGACGCTGCGTTGCAGAAACAAGACGTCTTTATCCAATATCGCAGCTGATTTCTACAAAAATGGAGTTCACAACAGGAGCAGCTCCTCAGGAAGCCTGACCATCCAAGGAGTTTTAAAGTCTGATGAAGGACTTTACAAGTGCAAAATCGCAGGAGCTGGAGAATCACCAGAGAGctggctgtctgtctctgcgcCATGTTTca CTGCTACTACACCTTGGATCGTTGTCACTATTTTACTGAGCACTCTGATTGCAGTGGTGGGACTCTATCACTTCCGCAAAGACTGCTACAGAG CTTTGGTCTATTGGTCAACAATGGCATGTGGTTCAGGCTCAACAGGAGATCAAACAGGACAAAACGCAAACAGTAAGAAATGCCTTTACTATTATGGTGCTTTACTATCAGCAATAACACCCCGTTAG